In Mailhella massiliensis, a genomic segment contains:
- a CDS encoding aldo/keto reductase: MESNAFVMHNGIAVPHPGFGTCKIPEEDVCGTVLRALEVGYRHFDTAALYGNEVQVGEGLRKSAFPREELFVVSKVWNTERGYERTKAAFEASLERLGLDYLDLYLIHWPANRKQFGDEAENINAQTWRALEDLYAEGRVRAIGVSNFLPHHLEALARTARVLPMVNQIECHPGWLQLPVVEYCHEHGIVVEAWSPLGRRAVLDHPVLREVAEKRGMTTAQVCLAWLLGHGVLPLPKSVDPVRMEQNFHAEAVLDEREIRAVDALAPMGNCDDPDSVDF; encoded by the coding sequence ATGGAATCAAACGCGTTCGTGATGCATAACGGAATTGCCGTGCCTCATCCGGGCTTCGGCACCTGCAAGATACCGGAAGAGGACGTCTGCGGAACCGTGCTGCGCGCTCTGGAGGTCGGGTATCGTCATTTCGACACCGCCGCGCTGTACGGCAACGAGGTACAGGTGGGGGAAGGCTTGCGCAAAAGCGCTTTTCCGCGCGAGGAACTCTTTGTCGTGAGCAAGGTATGGAACACGGAACGGGGATACGAGCGCACGAAGGCGGCCTTTGAGGCCTCGCTGGAAAGGCTGGGACTTGATTATCTCGATCTGTACCTCATCCACTGGCCCGCCAACAGAAAGCAGTTCGGCGACGAGGCGGAAAACATCAACGCGCAGACGTGGCGCGCGCTGGAAGATCTGTATGCCGAAGGCCGTGTGCGCGCCATAGGGGTGAGCAATTTTCTGCCCCATCATCTGGAGGCCCTTGCCCGGACGGCACGCGTGCTGCCCATGGTGAACCAGATAGAATGTCATCCCGGCTGGCTTCAGTTGCCGGTGGTGGAATACTGCCATGAGCACGGCATCGTGGTGGAGGCCTGGAGTCCCCTCGGGCGCAGGGCCGTGCTCGATCATCCTGTGCTTCGGGAAGTGGCGGAGAAAAGGGGCATGACCACGGCGCAGGTATGCCTTGCCTGGCTGCTCGGCCACGGCGTGCTGCCTCTTCCCAAGAGTGTGGACCCGGTGCGCATGGAGCAGAATTTCCATGCGGAGGCCGTGCTCGACGAAAGGGAGATAAGGGCCGTGGACGCGCTCGCGCCCATGGGCAACTGCGACGACCCGGACTCCGTGGACTTCTGA
- the polA gene encoding DNA polymerase I, protein MSLKERLGLNGAPLYVMDGNAFLFRGYFANAGMTRSDGFPTGALHIVGRVLLKLLREERPEHFVFVMDGHGRHFRHEIFPAYKANRPTPPEGLVAQIEPLQDMVRALGMKVVVSEGCEADDCIASLASRYAGERPVVIIGMDKDLRQCLAPGVVMWDPASREEKIITLESFRRETGLEPSQWPDVQALIGDSSDNVPGVKGIGEKTAEKLFRDFKNLEDVRDRMADVPPSVRRKLEGNEEAMFLYRDLTRLHTDCCAHTLEEMAVRPLDRQKARTFLREFEMNFLLRELGSLVRQGIVASTGEEEQAPAPGTRAGRQLSLFDVAPAVPAMESVEDASALPSCAGREAAVTPAPAVGGFHGAGLCVAVRTPSGVKETLFSGDPRALAAWAGEASLLVTPDMKRLLHGHRAFGTIAPARCFDLGLAAYLLAPEDRDYGWPSLSARHAERSGLPMERPASMALSLYDDMVKRLEHDGLLPLLRDMEMPLIPVLASMEDAGITIDRQALRQFLDEVQEELDALTLRIYKEAGQEFNIRSAQQIGEILFKKLGLAAARSTKGGQASTSQAVLEKLSGKHPVVDALLEFRKLEKMRSTYLEPLPRLAGPDSRIHTTFNQTATATGRLSSSNPNLQNIPVRGDLGRRMRTCFTAGPGMSLVSADYSQVELRVLAHYSQDPTLLSAFRNGEDIHTRTAALLYDVDPSQIGPDERRRAKTINFGLIYGMGARKLGQDLGIPLSEARMFIERYFARFAHIKEFFDSVEEEARKNGYVTTISGRRRPLPDMLSQSGQARALAERQAVNTLIQGSAADLIKFAMLAVYRDEELRRRKARLLLQIHDELIVEAPEAEAQAVASRLAALMTDTSAWGMELRVPLVADAGVGHNWGEAH, encoded by the coding sequence ATGTCATTGAAAGAGCGCCTCGGCCTAAACGGGGCCCCCCTTTATGTGATGGACGGCAACGCCTTTCTGTTCCGGGGATATTTCGCCAATGCCGGAATGACGCGTTCCGACGGCTTCCCCACGGGCGCGCTGCACATCGTGGGCCGGGTGCTGCTCAAGCTTCTCAGAGAGGAGCGGCCCGAACACTTCGTCTTTGTCATGGACGGGCACGGCAGGCATTTCAGACATGAGATATTTCCGGCCTACAAGGCCAACCGTCCCACGCCGCCGGAGGGGCTTGTCGCGCAGATAGAGCCCCTGCAGGACATGGTGCGCGCGCTGGGCATGAAGGTGGTGGTTTCCGAGGGATGCGAAGCGGACGACTGCATTGCGAGCCTTGCCTCCCGATACGCCGGGGAACGCCCCGTCGTCATCATCGGCATGGACAAGGACCTGCGTCAGTGTCTCGCTCCCGGAGTGGTCATGTGGGACCCCGCCTCCCGCGAGGAAAAGATCATCACTCTGGAATCCTTCCGCAGGGAAACGGGGCTTGAACCTTCCCAGTGGCCGGACGTGCAGGCCCTCATCGGCGATTCTTCCGACAACGTGCCCGGAGTGAAGGGCATAGGCGAGAAGACGGCGGAAAAGCTGTTCCGTGATTTTAAGAATCTGGAAGACGTGCGCGACCGCATGGCCGACGTTCCCCCTTCCGTACGCAGGAAGCTGGAAGGCAACGAAGAGGCCATGTTCCTCTACCGCGATCTGACGCGGCTCCATACGGACTGCTGCGCCCATACGCTGGAAGAGATGGCGGTGCGTCCTCTGGACAGACAGAAGGCGCGCACCTTCCTGCGGGAATTTGAAATGAATTTCCTGCTGCGCGAACTGGGCAGCCTTGTCCGTCAGGGCATCGTCGCTTCCACGGGAGAAGAGGAGCAGGCTCCCGCACCCGGAACCAGAGCGGGACGGCAGCTTTCGCTTTTCGACGTCGCGCCCGCCGTGCCTGCCATGGAAAGCGTGGAGGATGCGTCCGCGCTTCCTTCCTGTGCGGGCAGGGAGGCGGCCGTCACTCCGGCTCCCGCGGTGGGAGGATTCCACGGCGCCGGTCTCTGCGTGGCCGTGCGCACGCCTTCCGGCGTGAAGGAAACGCTCTTTTCCGGCGATCCGCGCGCGCTTGCGGCATGGGCCGGCGAGGCGTCGCTTCTGGTGACGCCGGACATGAAGCGCCTTCTGCACGGACACAGGGCCTTCGGCACCATTGCTCCCGCGCGCTGTTTCGACCTCGGGCTTGCCGCGTACCTGCTGGCTCCGGAAGACAGAGATTACGGATGGCCCAGCCTTTCGGCCCGTCATGCGGAAAGGAGCGGTCTGCCCATGGAGCGGCCCGCCTCCATGGCTCTTTCCCTGTACGACGACATGGTGAAGCGCCTGGAACACGACGGACTTCTGCCCCTGCTCCGGGACATGGAAATGCCCCTTATTCCCGTTCTTGCCTCCATGGAGGATGCGGGCATCACCATCGACAGGCAGGCCCTCAGGCAGTTCCTCGACGAGGTGCAGGAAGAGCTGGACGCGCTGACGCTGCGCATCTACAAGGAGGCGGGGCAGGAATTCAATATCCGCTCCGCCCAGCAGATAGGCGAAATACTTTTTAAAAAGCTGGGGCTTGCCGCAGCCAGGTCCACCAAGGGAGGGCAGGCTTCCACCTCGCAGGCGGTGCTGGAAAAGCTTTCCGGCAAACACCCCGTGGTGGACGCGCTGCTGGAATTCCGCAAGCTGGAGAAAATGCGTTCCACCTATCTGGAGCCGCTCCCCCGCCTTGCAGGGCCTGACAGCCGCATACACACCACCTTCAACCAGACGGCTACGGCCACGGGCAGGCTTTCTTCCAGCAACCCCAACCTCCAGAACATTCCCGTGCGCGGCGATCTGGGGCGGCGTATGCGCACCTGCTTCACCGCAGGGCCGGGCATGAGCCTTGTTTCCGCCGACTATTCGCAGGTGGAACTTCGGGTGCTCGCCCATTATTCCCAGGACCCGACGCTGCTTTCCGCCTTCCGCAATGGGGAGGACATTCATACCCGCACGGCCGCGCTTCTGTATGATGTGGATCCTTCGCAGATAGGGCCGGATGAACGCCGCAGGGCCAAGACCATCAACTTCGGCCTCATTTACGGCATGGGTGCGCGCAAGCTCGGGCAGGATCTGGGTATTCCCCTTTCGGAAGCGCGCATGTTCATCGAGCGCTACTTCGCCCGCTTTGCCCACATCAAGGAATTTTTCGACAGCGTGGAGGAAGAGGCGCGCAAAAACGGTTATGTGACCACCATTTCCGGTCGTCGCCGCCCCCTGCCCGACATGCTCTCCCAGAGCGGGCAGGCCCGGGCCCTCGCCGAGAGGCAGGCCGTGAACACCCTTATTCAGGGGTCCGCCGCCGACCTCATCAAGTTCGCCATGCTGGCGGTGTACCGTGATGAGGAACTCCGGCGCAGAAAGGCGCGCCTGCTGCTTCAGATACACGACGAACTCATTGTGGAAGCGCCGGAAGCGGAGGCGCAGGCCGTGGCCTCGCGCCTTGCCGCGCTCATGACCGACACCTCGGCCTGGGGCATGGAACTTCGCGTCCCCCTTGTGGCCGATGCGGGTGTGGGCCATAACTGGGGCGAGGCGCACTAG
- a CDS encoding ATP-binding cassette domain-containing protein, whose product MALLSLQNACLTLGSKQLLDHTEIYVEQGDRLCIVGRNGVGKSSLLSVLAGRLPLDAGERHEEPGLRIGYVQQAVPDHWRGFVFGVTADALGREGHLLAAAHLIASDRRDLLPPDLAREADMVMEHGEVWERHGEVLGVINSLGLDPEADFSTLSGGTRRRVALARALIASDVLLLDEPTNHLDISTISWLEEYLARQARTLVFISHDRAFVRRLATRMVELDRAKLYSYACNFDAFLERREERLHAEDMQNAVFDKKLAQEEVWIRQGIKARRTRNMGRVRELLKMREERAARKARMGTATFNVQEAEKSGRLVAEMKDVSFTWPDGYKVFEGASLIIQRGDKIGLIGDNGAGKTTFLRVLLGELPPSSGTVRLGTGLEIAYFDQLRDSLDDEKSVMDSVAEGNDRVTINGEPRHVASYLQDFLFDSSRLRTPVGLLSGGERNRLLLAKLFTRPSNLLVLDEPTNDLDAETLELLEEMLSSYKGTVIVVSHDRAFLDELVTGTIALEGDGRVREYVGGYTDWLRQRDRPEEKKPASSSRETWKENAPKKRRLSYKEQREQEALQKEQEELPARLEALEQEQKKLEAALADPDLFGRDPEAFNTMIARLPEVEEEQLALLERSEEIEARLKELEL is encoded by the coding sequence ATGGCACTTCTTTCCCTTCAGAACGCCTGCCTCACGCTGGGCAGCAAACAGCTTCTGGATCATACCGAAATTTATGTGGAGCAGGGCGACAGGCTCTGCATCGTGGGCCGCAACGGCGTGGGCAAGTCCTCCCTTCTTTCCGTGCTGGCCGGGCGTCTGCCTCTGGACGCCGGGGAACGGCACGAGGAACCGGGCCTGCGCATCGGCTATGTGCAGCAGGCCGTGCCCGATCACTGGCGCGGTTTCGTATTCGGCGTGACGGCCGACGCGCTGGGCAGGGAAGGGCATCTTCTGGCTGCGGCGCATCTCATCGCTTCCGACAGGCGCGATCTGCTGCCCCCGGACCTTGCCCGTGAGGCGGACATGGTCATGGAGCACGGCGAGGTGTGGGAACGGCACGGCGAGGTGCTCGGCGTCATCAACAGCCTGGGGCTCGACCCGGAGGCGGATTTTTCCACCCTTTCCGGCGGAACGCGCCGCCGCGTCGCCCTTGCCCGGGCGCTCATCGCCTCGGATGTGCTTCTGCTCGACGAACCTACGAACCATCTGGACATCAGCACCATAAGCTGGCTGGAAGAATATCTGGCAAGGCAGGCCCGTACGCTGGTTTTCATCAGCCACGACCGTGCGTTCGTGCGTCGTCTGGCCACGCGCATGGTGGAGCTCGACCGTGCGAAGCTCTACAGCTATGCCTGCAACTTCGATGCCTTTCTGGAGCGCCGGGAAGAACGTCTTCATGCGGAAGACATGCAGAACGCCGTGTTCGACAAGAAGCTCGCACAGGAGGAAGTGTGGATACGGCAGGGCATCAAGGCCCGCCGTACCCGCAACATGGGCCGCGTGCGGGAACTTCTGAAAATGCGCGAGGAGCGCGCCGCGCGCAAGGCGAGAATGGGCACGGCCACGTTCAATGTGCAGGAGGCCGAAAAGTCGGGCAGACTGGTGGCGGAGATGAAGGATGTTTCCTTCACCTGGCCGGACGGTTACAAGGTGTTCGAGGGCGCTTCGCTCATCATTCAGCGCGGCGACAAGATAGGCCTCATCGGCGACAACGGCGCAGGCAAGACCACCTTCCTGCGCGTGCTTCTCGGCGAACTTCCCCCTTCTTCCGGCACGGTCCGCCTCGGCACCGGGCTGGAAATCGCCTATTTCGACCAGTTGCGCGATTCGCTGGACGATGAAAAGAGCGTGATGGACAGCGTGGCCGAAGGCAACGACAGAGTGACCATCAACGGCGAACCGCGCCATGTGGCAAGCTATCTTCAGGATTTTCTCTTTGATTCCAGCAGGCTGAGAACTCCCGTAGGCCTTCTTTCCGGCGGGGAGCGCAACCGCCTTTTGCTGGCGAAGCTCTTTACCCGGCCTTCCAACCTGCTGGTGCTCGACGAACCCACCAACGACCTGGATGCGGAAACGCTGGAACTTCTGGAGGAAATGCTTTCCTCCTACAAGGGAACCGTCATCGTGGTCAGCCACGACCGTGCCTTCCTCGACGAACTTGTGACCGGTACCATCGCCCTTGAAGGCGACGGCAGGGTGCGCGAATATGTGGGCGGCTATACCGACTGGCTGCGCCAGCGCGACAGGCCGGAGGAAAAGAAGCCGGCTTCGTCCTCCAGAGAGACGTGGAAGGAGAACGCCCCCAAAAAGCGCCGCCTTTCCTACAAGGAACAACGCGAGCAGGAGGCGCTGCAGAAGGAGCAGGAGGAACTTCCCGCAAGGCTGGAGGCTCTGGAGCAGGAGCAGAAGAAGCTTGAGGCGGCCCTTGCCGACCCCGACCTTTTCGGCCGCGACCCGGAAGCATTCAATACCATGATCGCCCGTCTGCCCGAGGTGGAGGAGGAGCAGCTTGCCCTTCTGGAGCGCAGCGAGGAAATTGAGGCACGACTCAAGGAACTTGAGCTTTAG
- a CDS encoding MerR family transcriptional regulator has product MPRKQQYSIGELSQLCNVSKKALRFYDKIGLISSLRHDYNNYRMYTHDELLLVPVLKYYKQMGFKLDEMRRFISGSQGNVYGALRAAFEQKLDELQKAQIELRRCEESVRDWQDLIREAETVITEGVSEVSVKYVEGRQLLFQEQPFDGDIKSAIINLDFMSYVEKTNNAITGPVYIHFSSMKDRVEGNAQTVRIMQRVLEPSGGGGRVDFGGCMMASCYHVGPQERIGETYKRFIGWMRRHGYAMGEDCYERYVTDYWTTSNSDFHVTELMVKVSRHQMEHKAEEKI; this is encoded by the coding sequence ATGCCGCGCAAGCAACAATACTCCATCGGCGAACTGAGCCAGCTTTGCAACGTGTCGAAAAAAGCCCTGCGTTTCTACGACAAGATAGGGCTCATCTCCTCGCTGCGCCACGACTACAACAACTATCGCATGTACACGCATGACGAACTGCTTCTTGTGCCCGTGCTCAAATACTACAAGCAGATGGGGTTCAAGCTCGATGAAATGCGGCGTTTCATTTCCGGCAGTCAGGGCAACGTGTACGGCGCCTTGCGCGCGGCCTTCGAACAGAAGCTCGACGAACTGCAGAAGGCGCAGATAGAACTCAGGCGCTGCGAGGAATCGGTGCGCGACTGGCAGGATCTCATCCGGGAGGCGGAAACCGTCATCACCGAAGGCGTGAGCGAAGTCTCGGTCAAATATGTGGAGGGCAGGCAGCTTCTTTTTCAGGAACAGCCCTTCGACGGCGACATCAAATCCGCCATCATCAATCTCGACTTCATGAGCTATGTGGAAAAAACGAACAACGCCATCACCGGACCGGTGTATATCCATTTTTCCAGCATGAAGGACAGGGTGGAGGGCAACGCGCAGACCGTGCGCATCATGCAGCGCGTGCTCGAACCCAGCGGCGGAGGCGGCAGAGTGGATTTCGGCGGCTGCATGATGGCATCCTGCTACCATGTAGGCCCGCAGGAACGCATAGGCGAAACCTACAAACGCTTCATAGGCTGGATGCGACGCCACGGCTACGCCATGGGCGAAGACTGCTACGAGCGCTACGTCACCGATTACTGGACCACCAGCAACAGCGACTTCCACGTCACGGAACTCATGGTGAAGGTGTCCCGCCATCAGATGGAACACAAGGCCGAAGAAAAAATCTGA
- a CDS encoding sigma-54 interaction domain-containing protein has translation MMEQPYFAPTVEESYYRLLTHIPGMVYRCRAEKVVESDGGQHFEYVLEFVSEGSERLIGIAAGVMLGQNQNVIERMTHPDDLQRQRQEIYDRVVAHEPYQVMYRLLLPGNVTKWVWDQGEGVYGPDDGLWYLEGLIMDVSEQKLMELSLREENRQFRASSSNLFGLGNLVGQSESMRRVYELILKAAETDTNVIIYGETGAGKDVAARAIHALSGRKGPYVPVNCGAIPETLMESEFFGHTKGAFTGATGSKEGYIAAADGGTLFLDEIGELPLHLQVKLLRTLENKMYTPVGSHTPKTSSFRLVAATNQDLRKMVREKKMRADFYYRVHVLAITIPPLRDRLGDLPLLTAAWQERRGLQMDIPLNVRLAMERYPWPGNIRELYNFLDRYAAFGDAALDSLGDAARSSLSLLPPELEEGVTLEEATLQLEEKLIRKTLEACRWHRGEAAKRLGLNVRTLQRKMKRLGLGGRGGRDGADM, from the coding sequence ATGATGGAACAGCCGTATTTCGCCCCGACGGTGGAAGAGAGTTATTACCGCCTTCTTACGCATATTCCCGGCATGGTGTACCGCTGCCGCGCCGAAAAGGTGGTGGAAAGCGACGGCGGCCAGCACTTTGAATATGTGCTGGAGTTCGTCAGCGAAGGGAGCGAGCGGCTCATCGGCATTGCCGCAGGCGTCATGCTCGGCCAGAACCAGAACGTCATCGAACGCATGACGCATCCCGACGATCTGCAGAGGCAGCGCCAGGAGATATACGACAGGGTGGTGGCCCATGAGCCGTATCAGGTCATGTACAGGCTGCTTCTGCCCGGCAACGTGACCAAATGGGTGTGGGATCAGGGCGAGGGCGTCTACGGGCCGGACGACGGGTTGTGGTATCTGGAAGGCCTCATCATGGATGTGAGCGAGCAGAAGCTCATGGAGCTGAGTCTCCGTGAGGAAAACCGTCAGTTCCGGGCTTCCTCCTCCAATCTGTTCGGGCTCGGCAATCTTGTGGGCCAGAGCGAAAGTATGCGCCGCGTGTACGAGCTTATTCTGAAGGCGGCGGAAACCGATACCAACGTCATCATTTACGGGGAAACCGGTGCGGGAAAGGACGTGGCGGCGCGCGCCATCCATGCCCTTAGCGGCAGAAAGGGCCCCTATGTGCCCGTGAACTGCGGAGCCATTCCCGAAACGCTCATGGAAAGCGAGTTCTTCGGGCACACCAAGGGGGCGTTCACCGGCGCTACCGGCAGCAAGGAGGGGTATATCGCCGCCGCCGACGGGGGAACGCTTTTTCTTGACGAAATAGGGGAACTGCCGCTGCATCTTCAGGTAAAGCTTCTGCGTACGCTGGAAAACAAGATGTACACGCCCGTGGGAAGCCATACGCCGAAGACGTCGAGCTTCCGTCTCGTGGCCGCCACCAATCAGGACCTGCGGAAAATGGTCAGGGAAAAGAAGATGCGCGCAGATTTTTATTATCGCGTGCATGTTCTGGCCATTACCATTCCTCCCCTCAGAGACAGACTCGGTGACCTGCCTCTGCTTACGGCCGCATGGCAGGAGAGGCGCGGACTTCAGATGGATATTCCGCTCAATGTGCGTCTTGCCATGGAGCGTTATCCCTGGCCGGGCAATATTCGAGAGCTTTACAACTTCCTCGACCGTTACGCGGCCTTCGGCGACGCGGCGCTGGATTCTCTGGGCGATGCCGCCCGGTCTTCGCTCTCCCTTCTGCCGCCGGAGCTGGAAGAAGGGGTGACGCTGGAGGAAGCCACCCTTCAACTGGAGGAAAAGCTCATCCGCAAGACGCTGGAAGCCTGCCGCTGGCACAGGGGAGAGGCCGCCAAACGTCTGGGCCTCAACGTGCGTACCCTGCAGAGGAAAATGAAGCGCCTGGGGCTCGGCGGCAGGGGCGGCAGGGACGGGGCGGACATGTAG
- a CDS encoding DMT family transporter yields MRGALTTYGLLLLAILAETFATSSLNASKQFTRLVPTLCCIAGYIVSFYTFSHVLKTMPVGIAYAIWCALGIVLISAVGVFYFRQHLDLPAYIGLGLIIAGVVVINVFSDAVKH; encoded by the coding sequence ATGCGCGGCGCACTCACCACCTACGGCCTTCTTCTGCTGGCCATTCTGGCCGAAACCTTCGCCACTTCCAGCCTGAATGCCTCAAAACAGTTCACAAGGCTTGTGCCCACTCTGTGCTGCATCGCAGGCTATATCGTTTCCTTCTACACCTTTTCCCATGTGCTCAAAACCATGCCCGTAGGCATTGCCTACGCCATCTGGTGCGCGCTCGGCATCGTACTCATCTCCGCCGTGGGCGTTTTCTACTTCCGGCAGCATCTGGATCTGCCCGCCTACATCGGGCTCGGACTCATCATCGCGGGCGTGGTGGTCATCAACGTCTTCTCCGACGCAGTAAAACACTGA
- the lpdA gene encoding dihydrolipoyl dehydrogenase, which produces MRITVIGAGPGGYTAAFDAAKRGADVTLVESTWLGGTCLNCGCIPTKTLKSSAEALETIRRAGEFGISCEGAPSVDMPSVIARKRKVSETLRGGLEKTCRKLKVNVVMGRGRVVSANLVQATLADGTVQDIEGDRVIIATGSNVLNLPSLPVDGKYILSSNEALELDHVPARLIIVGGGVVGTELAFIFRAFGSEVTIVEGQNRLLPVPSVDEEMSRLLLREAKKKGIKVELARTVNATKVEDGRVFADLGPSPFLAPELVPASAKKPVTLEADCIFMTIGRVPVTDGLGLAEAGVATDKRGYITVNDQLETSVPGIYAIGDILGPARIMLAHMASAEAHVAVANIFGASEKPNYDVVPSGIFSSPEIGDVGLTEAQAKAKGFDVVTSEFQFRELGKAQAMGELPGVFKLVADKESGRLLGAHFAGAHATDLIAECALALEMGAKVSDIARTIHAHPTLAEGVMEAAAGIAE; this is translated from the coding sequence ATGCGCATCACCGTCATCGGTGCAGGCCCCGGCGGCTATACGGCCGCCTTCGATGCCGCAAAACGCGGCGCGGACGTCACCCTCGTGGAATCCACCTGGCTCGGCGGCACCTGTCTCAACTGCGGCTGCATTCCCACCAAAACCCTGAAATCCTCGGCAGAAGCGCTGGAAACCATCCGCCGCGCCGGAGAATTCGGCATTTCCTGCGAAGGCGCCCCTTCCGTGGACATGCCCTCCGTCATCGCCAGAAAGCGCAAGGTTTCCGAAACCCTGCGCGGGGGCCTCGAAAAGACCTGCCGGAAGCTGAAGGTCAACGTGGTCATGGGCCGCGGCCGCGTGGTGAGCGCAAACCTCGTGCAGGCCACCCTTGCCGACGGCACGGTTCAGGACATCGAAGGCGACAGGGTCATCATCGCCACCGGCTCCAACGTGCTGAATCTCCCCTCCCTGCCCGTGGACGGCAAATATATTCTTTCCAGCAATGAAGCTCTGGAACTCGACCATGTGCCCGCGCGCCTCATCATCGTGGGCGGCGGCGTGGTCGGCACGGAACTGGCCTTCATCTTCCGCGCCTTCGGCAGCGAAGTGACCATCGTGGAAGGGCAGAACCGCCTTCTGCCCGTGCCTTCCGTGGACGAGGAAATGAGCAGGCTCCTCCTGCGCGAAGCCAAGAAGAAGGGCATCAAGGTGGAACTCGCCCGTACCGTGAACGCCACGAAGGTGGAAGACGGCAGGGTCTTTGCCGACCTCGGCCCCTCTCCCTTCCTCGCTCCCGAGCTTGTGCCCGCCTCCGCCAAAAAGCCCGTCACCCTTGAGGCCGACTGCATCTTCATGACCATCGGCCGCGTGCCCGTGACCGACGGCCTCGGCCTTGCCGAAGCGGGAGTCGCCACCGACAAGCGCGGCTACATCACCGTGAACGACCAGCTCGAAACCTCCGTGCCCGGCATCTACGCCATCGGCGACATTCTCGGCCCCGCGCGCATCATGCTGGCGCACATGGCCTCTGCCGAAGCGCATGTGGCCGTGGCCAACATCTTCGGCGCGAGCGAAAAGCCCAATTACGACGTGGTCCCCTCCGGCATCTTCAGCTCGCCGGAAATCGGCGACGTGGGCCTTACCGAAGCGCAGGCCAAGGCCAAGGGCTTCGACGTCGTCACCTCGGAATTCCAGTTCCGGGAACTGGGCAAGGCGCAGGCCATGGGCGAACTGCCCGGCGTGTTCAAGCTGGTGGCGGACAAGGAAAGCGGCAGACTCCTCGGCGCGCACTTTGCCGGCGCCCATGCCACGGACCTCATTGCCGAATGCGCCCTCGCCCTTGAGATGGGAGCGAAGGTTTCCGACATCGCCCGCACCATCCATGCCCATCCCACGCTGGCCGAAGGCGTGATGGAAGCCGCCGCAGGCATTGCGGAATAA
- a CDS encoding OsmC family protein, with amino-acid sequence MQLTVAYHRNGDVHTIETGGAALGNIVIDNTNVPADQRGGTAKQLLGSAALYCYAAALNAAMEARGLKYNSLDLTALMDVDANEKGQSRVLKITITANVGIDEEDLDTFDRVARVMKNGCLVTGSLHDGIEMEYKLNPVCDDD; translated from the coding sequence ATGCAGCTTACCGTCGCCTATCACAGAAACGGGGATGTCCACACCATTGAAACCGGTGGCGCAGCCCTCGGCAACATCGTCATCGACAACACCAACGTGCCCGCCGATCAGCGCGGCGGCACGGCCAAGCAGCTTCTCGGTTCCGCGGCTCTGTACTGCTACGCCGCGGCCCTCAACGCCGCCATGGAAGCCAGAGGCCTCAAATACAACAGTCTCGACCTCACCGCCCTCATGGATGTGGACGCCAACGAAAAGGGCCAGAGCCGCGTTCTGAAGATCACCATCACCGCCAACGTGGGCATCGATGAAGAGGACCTCGACACCTTCGACCGCGTGGCCCGCGTCATGAAGAACGGCTGCCTCGTCACCGGTTCCCTCCATGACGGCATAGAAATGGAATACAAGCTCAATCCCGTCTGCGACGACGACTGA